Proteins encoded within one genomic window of Arachis ipaensis cultivar K30076 chromosome B08, Araip1.1, whole genome shotgun sequence:
- the LOC107614243 gene encoding mediator of RNA polymerase II transcription subunit 30 encodes MEEQSVVNGIVSGSSSSRTTQELAMEGQKYLEETIEYAFQILSSMNDELCNPVLWSIASPSAASSASPLHHNNGPSSHSSNGGAGDAASDNSNHHAESGAVGGGAGAGGALEEARFRYKNAIASLRNVLEAIPNSQKAKSFDTGSTDSPMELDDMEIEKLEERASSLRKELANKNMHLKILIDQLRDLLSDISTWQSPYST; translated from the exons ATGGAAGAGCAATCAGTAGTAAACGGCATCGTTTCAGGTTCAAGCAGTTCCAGAACGACACAGGAGCTTGCAATGGAAGGCCAGAAGTACCTCGAAGAAACCATAGAGTACGCTTTTCAGATCCTATCTTCCATGAACGACGAGCTCTGCAACCCCGTTTTGTGGTCCATTGCTTCTCCGTCTGCAGCTTCCTCAGCTTCCCCGCTTCACCATAACAACGGTCCTTCTTCTCACTCTTCCAACGGTGGCGCCGGAGATGCTGCCTCCGATAACTCCAACCACCATGCTGAGAGTGGTGCCGTTGGTGGAGGAGCTGGCGCTGGTGGCGCACTCGAAGAGGCAAGGTTTCGCTATAAGAACGCTATTGCTTCTCTTCGAAACGTTCTCGAAGCAATTCCCAATTCTCAAAAG GCAAAATCATTTGACACTGGTTCAACTGATAGTCCAATGGAATTGGATGATATGGAAATTGAGAAATTGGAGGAGCGAGCCTCTTCTCTAAGAAAG GAGCTTGCCAACAAGAACATGCACCTAAAGATACTCATTGATCAACTGCGTGATCTTCTCTCTGATATATCAACGTGGCAAAGTCCTTATTCAACCTGA